From a single Candidatus Brevundimonas phytovorans genomic region:
- a CDS encoding ATP-binding protein, with product MDHTLRLAGAISRRRWSGLVLALVAVAGAVGFRSLLEGLGQFYYLPMLPAVLITALLSRRAATALAVILSITVNLTLVPRESLSDAVTNAALFAAVSWILAEICWSLQSRTRDLSRQLADKDAMLNTALASVPVVTLNGAGEVRHLNPAATCLFGLSDADAAGRPFADLAPGFDAAAVLAKGASGGPLAARDSHWTGLRPDGTSFPLSIQYGVAPDADGHPHIALCLTDLSRWHAADAQARELHAQLNKVWRLNSLGEMAATLAHELNQPLSAAATYLHASQVDMERAGVLGDSALRTVELAKGQLLRAGKIIRRMRELLTLEGRALDRERASSMVEDVAPILTMIGSSKAVAIRLEIAADDDAVQAERIQFQQAMVNLVRNAVEAVNDHAAAPEVVIFGRPISDRHYRISVEDNGPGIADDQIDRIFQPMTTTKTGGMGLGLSVTRTIVERHGGRLQVSRSALGGAAFSFNLNREPSVENA from the coding sequence ATGGACCACACCCTGCGTCTCGCGGGCGCCATTTCCCGGCGCCGCTGGAGCGGCCTTGTGCTGGCGCTTGTCGCCGTAGCCGGGGCCGTCGGCTTCAGAAGCCTGCTCGAAGGCCTGGGGCAGTTCTATTATCTGCCCATGCTGCCGGCGGTGCTGATCACCGCCCTGCTGTCGCGGCGCGCCGCCACCGCCCTGGCCGTCATCCTGTCCATCACCGTCAACCTGACCCTGGTGCCGCGCGAAAGCCTGAGCGACGCCGTGACCAACGCCGCCCTGTTCGCGGCGGTGTCGTGGATCCTGGCCGAAATCTGCTGGTCCTTGCAGAGCCGCACTCGCGACCTGTCGCGCCAGTTGGCGGACAAGGACGCCATGCTCAACACCGCCCTGGCCTCGGTGCCCGTGGTGACGCTGAACGGCGCCGGCGAGGTGCGCCATCTCAACCCCGCCGCGACCTGCCTGTTCGGCCTGTCGGACGCCGACGCCGCGGGGCGCCCCTTCGCCGACCTGGCGCCCGGCTTCGACGCCGCGGCGGTCCTGGCCAAGGGCGCGTCCGGCGGCCCGCTGGCGGCGCGCGACAGCCACTGGACCGGACTGCGCCCGGACGGGACCAGCTTTCCCTTGAGCATCCAGTACGGTGTGGCCCCCGATGCGGACGGCCATCCTCATATCGCCCTGTGTCTGACCGATCTCAGCCGCTGGCACGCCGCCGACGCCCAGGCGCGCGAACTGCACGCCCAGTTGAACAAGGTCTGGCGCCTCAACTCCCTGGGCGAGATGGCCGCCACCCTGGCCCATGAGCTGAACCAGCCCCTGAGCGCCGCCGCCACCTATCTGCACGCCAGCCAGGTGGATATGGAGCGGGCCGGCGTCCTGGGCGACAGCGCCCTGCGCACTGTCGAACTGGCCAAGGGACAGTTGCTGCGCGCCGGCAAGATCATCCGCCGCATGCGCGAGCTTCTGACGCTGGAGGGCCGCGCGCTGGATCGTGAACGCGCCTCGTCCATGGTCGAGGACGTGGCGCCCATTCTGACCATGATCGGGTCCAGCAAGGCCGTGGCCATCCGCCTGGAGATCGCCGCCGACGACGACGCGGTTCAGGCCGAACGCATCCAGTTCCAGCAGGCCATGGTCAACCTGGTCCGCAACGCCGTCGAGGCCGTCAACGATCACGCGGCGGCGCCCGAGGTGGTCATCTTCGGACGGCCGATTTCCGACCGACACTACCGGATCAGCGTCGAGGACAACGGCCCTGGCATCGCCGACGATCAGATCGACCGGATCTTCCAGCCGATGACCACCACCAAGACCGGGGGCATGGGTCTGGGCCTGTCGGTCACGCGCACCATCGTCGAACGCCACGGCGGCCGACTGCAAGTCTCGAGGAGCGCGCTGGGGGGCGCCGCCTTCTCGTTCAACCTTAACCGCGAACCGAGCGTCGAGAACGCATGA
- a CDS encoding methyl-accepting chemotaxis protein, which produces MSFINNLPVSRKLFAAFAAVFVAIATMGAVIGYNLWQLEVADKQRSEENAINRQTSTAEFYLAKQENAMRGFLLSTDNYYLERVDGHRAKFKKALADIRAEVGPDRAAHIDEANKAADAWFDNIVTKGSALARNPATRAEAVAMVGPNGPADGYIAPVEDAVEALRAKNDVALQAARDEQDAATRTASISLLIGLIAAAVIAIVAGFVVTGLIAKPITAMTAAMRRLAGGDKTIEVPAIGRKDEIGHMADAVLAFKDAAIANDRLEAEAVAQRAAAEQERAQIEAEKARAAEEDRVAITALGVGLSAMAEGDLTHRMTVDVAPKAEQLKANFNAAIAQLEQAVAVVVGNVAAIRSGAGEISQASDDLSRRTEQQAASLEETAAALDEITATVNRTADGARQASSVVQQARGDAETSGNVVRDAVAAMSQIEASSNQIGDIIGVIDEIAFQTNLLALNAGVEAARAGDAGRGFAVVASEVRALAQRSAEAAKEIKTLISASGQQVGAGVSLVGQTGQALQRIVSRVAEIDGLVSEISASAQEQATGLQQVNTAVNQMDQVTQQNAAMVEQSTAASHSLAQEADVLAASVSRFRTGQAAAPVAARQPAPAQVRKPQPVAQTVAAMKTVGRGGAALKPAPVAAEDGWEEF; this is translated from the coding sequence ATGAGCTTCATCAATAATCTGCCGGTTTCTAGAAAACTTTTCGCAGCCTTTGCCGCCGTCTTTGTCGCCATTGCGACCATGGGCGCCGTGATTGGCTACAACCTCTGGCAACTGGAGGTCGCAGACAAGCAACGGAGCGAGGAAAACGCGATCAATCGCCAGACCTCGACCGCTGAATTCTATCTGGCAAAGCAGGAAAACGCGATGCGCGGTTTCCTGCTGTCGACCGACAACTATTACCTGGAGCGCGTGGACGGGCACCGCGCCAAGTTCAAGAAGGCGCTGGCCGACATTCGCGCCGAGGTCGGACCGGATCGCGCGGCTCATATTGATGAAGCCAACAAGGCGGCTGACGCCTGGTTCGACAACATCGTCACCAAGGGCTCCGCCCTGGCCCGCAACCCCGCAACCCGCGCCGAAGCGGTCGCCATGGTCGGGCCGAATGGCCCCGCAGACGGCTATATCGCGCCGGTCGAAGACGCGGTCGAGGCGCTGCGCGCAAAGAATGACGTCGCCTTGCAGGCGGCTCGCGACGAACAGGACGCGGCCACCCGAACGGCGTCGATCAGCCTGCTGATCGGCCTGATCGCCGCCGCCGTGATCGCCATTGTGGCGGGCTTCGTCGTGACCGGTCTGATCGCCAAACCCATCACCGCCATGACGGCGGCCATGCGTCGCCTGGCCGGCGGCGACAAGACGATCGAGGTCCCGGCCATCGGTCGCAAGGACGAGATCGGTCACATGGCCGACGCGGTTCTGGCCTTCAAGGACGCCGCCATCGCCAATGACCGCCTGGAAGCCGAGGCCGTCGCCCAGCGCGCGGCCGCCGAACAGGAACGCGCTCAGATCGAGGCCGAGAAGGCGCGCGCGGCCGAGGAAGACCGCGTCGCCATCACGGCGCTGGGCGTGGGTCTGTCGGCCATGGCCGAAGGCGACCTGACGCACCGGATGACGGTCGACGTGGCCCCCAAGGCCGAGCAGTTGAAGGCGAATTTCAACGCCGCCATCGCCCAGCTGGAACAGGCCGTGGCCGTCGTGGTCGGCAACGTCGCCGCCATCCGCTCGGGCGCCGGCGAGATCAGCCAGGCGTCGGACGACCTGTCGCGCCGCACCGAGCAACAGGCCGCCAGCCTGGAAGAGACCGCCGCCGCCCTGGACGAGATCACCGCCACGGTGAACCGCACCGCCGACGGCGCACGGCAAGCCTCCAGCGTGGTGCAGCAGGCGCGCGGCGACGCCGAGACCAGCGGCAATGTGGTGCGCGACGCCGTCGCGGCCATGAGCCAGATCGAGGCCTCGTCCAACCAGATCGGCGACATCATCGGCGTCATCGACGAGATCGCCTTCCAGACCAACCTCCTGGCCCTGAACGCCGGCGTAGAGGCCGCGCGTGCGGGCGATGCGGGTCGCGGCTTCGCCGTGGTGGCCTCGGAAGTCCGGGCCCTGGCCCAGCGTTCGGCCGAAGCCGCGAAAGAGATCAAGACCCTGATCTCGGCCTCGGGCCAGCAGGTCGGCGCGGGCGTCAGCCTGGTCGGCCAGACCGGTCAGGCCCTGCAACGCATCGTCAGCCGCGTCGCCGAAATCGACGGTCTGGTCTCGGAAATCTCGGCCTCGGCCCAGGAACAGGCCACCGGCCTGCAACAGGTCAACACCGCCGTGAACCAGATGGACCAGGTGACGCAGCAGAACGCGGCGATGGTCGAACAGTCGACCGCCGCCAGCCACTCGCTGGCGCAGGAGGCTGATGTTCTGGCCGCCTCGGTGTCGCGCTTCCGCACCGGCCAGGCGGCAGCCCCGGTCGCGGCGCGCCAGCCTGCCCCGGCGCAGGTTCGCAAGCCCCAGCCGGTGGCCCAGACCGTGGCCGCCATGAAGACGGTCGGTCGCGGCGGCGCCGCCCTCAAGCCCGCGCCCGTCGCGGCGGAAGACGGCTGGGAGGAGTTCTGA
- a CDS encoding TorF family putative porin, giving the protein MLEQRCVNRQNGVAIIPLLAGLAVAMGASAVQAQSFDTLRFDAQIGVASEYVGKGLGKSAGDPSVNGSVEVSSGAFYASAFASTAKLSQGSDAEIVSTLGWRPEAAGYKFDFAVVNRDLPGTRAGVDANYWEYQADASRKLGPVNTRLRVNYTPDGFAATKEAWWVELQGTVAVGPKTKASAAIADRTADGGAEYAAWNVGVKHKLTEKLALDVRWYDTDSHALGDNYDGRLVGALGYAF; this is encoded by the coding sequence ATGCTCGAACAGCGTTGCGTTAATCGCCAGAACGGCGTCGCCATCATCCCGCTCCTCGCCGGCCTTGCCGTTGCGATGGGCGCCAGCGCCGTCCAGGCGCAGTCTTTTGACACTCTGAGATTCGACGCCCAAATCGGCGTCGCCAGCGAATATGTCGGCAAGGGTCTGGGCAAGAGCGCCGGCGACCCCAGCGTCAACGGCTCGGTCGAGGTTTCCAGCGGCGCTTTCTACGCCAGCGCCTTCGCCTCCACCGCCAAGCTGTCGCAGGGCTCGGACGCCGAGATCGTCAGCACCCTCGGCTGGCGCCCCGAAGCCGCCGGCTACAAGTTCGACTTCGCGGTCGTGAACCGCGATCTGCCCGGCACCCGCGCCGGCGTCGACGCCAACTACTGGGAATATCAGGCCGACGCCTCGCGCAAGCTGGGTCCGGTCAACACCCGGCTGCGCGTCAACTACACGCCTGACGGCTTCGCCGCGACCAAGGAGGCCTGGTGGGTCGAACTGCAGGGCACGGTTGCGGTCGGGCCCAAGACCAAGGCCTCGGCCGCGATCGCCGACCGCACCGCCGACGGCGGCGCCGAATACGCCGCCTGGAATGTCGGCGTGAAGCACAAGCTGACCGAGAAACTGGCTCTGGATGTCCGCTGGTACGACACCGACAGCCATGCGCTGGGCGACAACTACGATGGGCGCCTGGTCGGCGCCCTCGGCTACGCATTTTAA